The Arachis hypogaea cultivar Tifrunner chromosome 19, arahy.Tifrunner.gnm2.J5K5, whole genome shotgun sequence genome has a window encoding:
- the LOC112779081 gene encoding zinc finger BED domain-containing protein RICESLEEPER 2-like encodes MGGGDNCIPSEIIEENKTMEIEAENVVPTIDAATTPAEPEANEENSDGKMENPGTRGKKSYVWQHFTQLPLTETKGLHQAKCNHCQKKYGCHPTKHGTNSLNKHLKSAHKWIFTKAGKKGTLHGYMPKIEEEDLCNAFKGYNLEDCKKSVAEFVVLDEMPFKVVEGIGFRRMLNRFEPRFTVPSRMTVSRDCFQLYLDEKKKLKEWLAKSCARVCLTTDCWTSNQNYTYMSLTAHFVDEEWMLQKRIINFCQIENHKGDTVGREIEKCLREWGIEKVFTITVDNATSNDGAITYLQRKLGARGGLVCGGKYMHVRCCAHVLNLVVNEGIKEQHTSIESIRNAVRYVRSSPQRNKKFKDCIEAELIESKSLVCLDVPTRWNSTYLMLEHAEKFEKAFDRLYDQEPDFLRWFGEDSGGKKKIGPPTPLDWQHARLFMDFLRVFYEITLTFSSSLHVTSNICFHEIASVASQLTSWSQNQSDLLGSMACSIKHKYDKYWGPVDKFNPLLLVAVVLDPRYKLDYLCWCLEDVYDKEVSTSMTGVVKLTLDTLHNFYEKEVVDDKGRDDGGDSSSIVLDDNIKISAGAKGVSENRVNLWKKQKREKANADSKSDVERYLAEDTVEDENFNILTWWKVNASKYRILSLIARDILGIPVSTVASESCFSTGGRVLDVFRSSLSPLMAEALICTQSWLCPSKQDVGDQEFDQFDNSQKIVEVKQQKGSTRSERVILDDEDDDFVPENSPAPSTEGTSISTGKKSTLLNMVKDVVQEFVSQSNHLIAMSKEQRKLARKHENFLKKSRDRVAVFMSFIDNLQEDEDPTTDVEEEANSEGNGSNA; translated from the exons ATGGGAGGAGGAGATAATTGCATTCCTTCAGAAATTATAGAGGAGAATAAAACAATGGAAATTGAAGCTGAAAATGTTGTTCCTACTATTGATGCTGCCACAACTCCTGCTGAACCAGAAGCTAATGAAGAAAATTCTGATGGAAAAATGGAGAATCCAGGAACAAGGGGAAAGAAATCGTATGTTTGGCAGCATTTTACTCAACTTCCATTAACTGAGACAAAGGGACTGCACCAAGCTAAATGTAATCATTGCCAGAAAAAATACGGTTGTCATCCTACTAAACATGGCACAAATTCTCTAAATAAGCATTTAAAGAGTGCTCATAAGTGGATATTTACTAAAGCGGGGAAGAAGGGTACACTTCATGGGTACATGCCCAAAATTGAAGAAGAGGATCTATGCAATGCTTTTAAGGGTTATAACTTAGAAGATTGTAAGAAGTCTGTAGCTGAGTTTGTTGTACTTGATGAAATGCCGTTTAAAGTTGTCGAGGGGATTGGGTTTCGTAGGATGTTAAATCGATTCGAGCCAAGATTTACGGTACCATCTAGGATGACAGTCTCAAGAGATTGCTTTCAACTTTATTTAGATGAAAAGAAAAAGCTAAAAGAATGGTTGGCAAAGTCATGTGCTCGGGTTTGTTTGACAACAGATTGCTGGACATCAAATCAAAACTACACTTATATGAGTTTGACTGCACATTTTGTTGATGAAGAATGGATGTTACAAAAGAGAATTATAAATTTCTGTCAAATTGAGAACCACAAGGGTGACACTGTTGGAAGAGAAATCGAGAAATGCTTGAGAGAGTGGGGAATTGAAAAAGTCTTCACAATCACAGTGGATAATGCAACTTCGAATGATGGAGCTATTACTTATCTTCAAAGGAAATTAGGTGCAAGAGGTGGGTTGGTGTGTGGAGGAAAGTATATGCATGTGAGATGCTGTGCTCATGTTCTTAATTTGGTAGTGAATGAAGGAATTAAAGAACAACACACTTCAATTGAAAGCATTAGAAATGCTGTAAGGTATGTTAGGTCCTCTCCtcaaaggaataaaaaatttaaagattgcaTTGAGGCTGAATTAATTGAATCTAAAAGTCTTGTGTGCTTGGATGTTCCAACTAGGTGGAATTCTACCTATCTAATGTTGGAACATGCCGAGAAATTTGAAAAAGCTTTTGATAGACTTTATGATCAAGAACCTGATTTTCTTAGATGGTTTGGAGAGGATAGTGGGGGAAAAAAGAAAATTGGTCCACCTACACCCCTTGATTGGCAACATGCTAGGTTATTCATGGATTTTTTGAGAGTTTTCTATGAGATAACTTTGACTTTCTCATCTTCCTTGCATGTTACATCTAACATATGTTTTCATGAAATTGCATCTGTTGCTTCTCAATTAACATCTTGGAGCCAAAATCAATCTGATTTGTTAGGAAGTATGGCATGCTCTATAAAACATAAATATGATAAATATTGGGGACCGGTTGACAAATTTAATCCATTATTACTTGTTGCTGTTGTATTGGATCCTCGGTACAAACTAGATTATCTGTGTTGGTGTTTGGAGGATGTCTATGACAAGGAAGTATCTACTAGCATGACTGGTGTTGTTAAACTTACATTAGATACATTgcataatttttatgaaaaagaggtTGTCGATGATAAAGGAAGGGATGATGGTGGAGATTCATCTAGTATTGTATTGGATGACAATATTAAAATCTCAGCTGGTGCCAAGGGCGTTTCTGAAAATCGAGTGAATttgtggaaaaaacaaaaaagagagaaGGCTAATGCAGATAGCAAGTCAGATGTGGAGAGATATTTGGCCGAGGATACTGTGGAAGATgagaattttaatatattgacttGGTGGAAAGTGAATGCTTCAAAATATAGGATTCTTTCTCTCATAGCCCGCGACATCTTGGGTATTCCGGTTTCAACTGTTGCTTCTGAATCATGCTTCAGCACCGGTGGACGTGTGCTTGATGTCTTTCGTAGCTCTTTGTCACCATTAATGGCTGAAGCTTTGATATGCACTCAAAGTTGGTTATGCCCTTCTAAACAAGACGTTGGAGATCAAGAGTTTGATCAATTTGATAACAGTCAGAAGATTGTTGAAG tgaaacagcaaaaaggatcTACTAGATCTGAAAGAGTTAtcctagatgatgaagatgatgacttTGTCCCTGAGAATTCTCCTGCTCCTTCCACTGAGGGTACATCCATCTCTACTGGAAAGAAATCTACCTTGCTGAATATGGTCAAAGATGTTGTTCAAGAGTTTGTTTCTCAATCAAATCACTTGATTGCTATGAGCAAAGAGCAAAGAAAGCTGGCTcgcaagcatgagaacttcctaaagaaatcaagggatagagtggctgTGTTCATGTCCTTCATCGATAACCTTCAAGAGGATGAAGACCCTaccactgatgttgaagaggaagctaattCGGAAGGGAATGGTTCTAATGCCTAG
- the LOC112779080 gene encoding protein FAR1-RELATED SEQUENCE 5-like has translation MSNEDYVDETNNVDGFNGNLENPLRNGDELLDDDIFMDANLANAEVDASEPNEGAHFDQLDESYKIDGDLGVAFDFYNAFAKSRGFSGRKSKTRKHNGIINRQNFVCCREGFRQKKADNMHTRKQEPRAETRCGCKAKVQVSFDVVSGRWIVSKFSDLHNHDLLPPIFTAMLPGHRKIPAADIEQINIMRKGGLGTAHIFAALSSQSGGHHNVPFLPRDLYNQVAQQRRRLKGDASAALQFLRKMKSIDPVMVIRYEVDRFHSIKNLFWCDGISQMDYQLFSDVLAFDATYKKNKYHCPLVIFSGVNNHNRTVVFAAALVCDESEQTYIWLLKSLLEAMKGKAPISVITDGALSMKNAIENVFPNAHHRLCAWHLIRNATSNVGNPRFTSQFKKCMLGDYEVGVFRSKWDRMVEEFDVQDKQWIIDMYDNRHSWATAHIRGKFFAGFRTTSRCEGLHSVIAKYVKSRYNLRDFVEHFDRCVAYIRFKDSLADFECAHGVPVMQTHLLSLEKSAANLYTREVFFLFRPIIIRSGSMKVLDCIDVGSYMLYTVVKYGSPNDTWQVSFCDLPMEFTCSCMRMESFGIPCEHILSVLVTLDICELPKCLVLDRWTKNVKQQIQDTRGFTWDCLKSTQYWYLMDWFRLVATLSAGKDDRFRSMRDWAINTVDKMKADDIASAVASSSAIPATHTDPRDPPIRRRAKDRAGQQCSICRELGHNKTTCPDRSKYDRSSHERHNLPTDDDAYEAMWDEEEDFIYEEDEGECADMEIDDSNYEFGNEDDGANEIN, from the exons ATGTCTAATGAG GATTATGTAGATGAAACCAATAATGTTGACGGGTTTAACGGGAATTTGGAGAATCCCTTGAGAAACGGTGATGAGCTCCTGGACGACGATATCTTCATGGATGCTAACTTGGCAAATGCAGAAGTTGATGCTTCTGAACCCAATGAAGGTGCCCATTTTGATCAATTGGATGAATCTTATAAGATTGACGG TGATCTAGGAGTGGCTTTTGATTTCTACAATGCATTTGCCAAGTCAAGGGGATTTAGTGGTCGAAAAAGTAAGACGCGAAAGCATAATGGGATAATCAATCGACAGAATTTTGTTTGTTGTCGCGAGGGCTTCCGACAAAAAAAGGCAGATAATATGCATACCAGAAAACAAGAGCCTAGAGCTGAAACTAGATGTGGCTGTAAGGCAAAGGTTCAGGTGTCATTTGACGTTGTTAGTGGTCGCTGGATTGTTTCAAAATTTTCTGATTTGCATAATCACGACCTTCTTCCTCCAATTTTTACTGCAATGCTTCCTGGTCACAGGAAAATACCTGCTGCAGACATTGAGCAAATAAATATAATGAGGAAGGGTGGATTAGGCACTGCACATATTTTTGCAGCACTCTCAAGCCAATCTGGTGGTCACCACAATGTTCCCTTTTTGCCCAGGGACTTGTACAATCAAGTCGCACAGCAACGTCGACGGTTGAAGGGTGATGCTAGTGCGGCTCTTCAATTTTTGAGGAAGATGAAGTCCATTGATCCTGTCATGGTTATAAGATATGAGGTTGATAGGTTTCACTCgataaagaatttattttggtgtgATGGAATAAGCCAAATGGATTACCAATTGTTTAGTGATGTATTGGCTTTTGACGCTACTTACAAGAAGAACAAATATCATTGTCCACTTGTCATTTTTTCGGGTGTTAATAACCATAACCGCACAGTTGTCTTTGCAGCCGCTCTTGTGTGTGATGAGTCGGAGCAAACATATATTTGGTTGTTAAAAAGTTTGCTGGAAGCAATGAAGGGGAAGGCCCCAATTTCAGTTATCACAGATGGTGCCCTTTCAATGAAAAATGCAATCGAAAATGTTTTTCCTAATGCACATCATCGCCTATGTGCTTGGCACCTTATTCGCAATGCCACGAGTAATGTAGGTAACCCTAGGTTCACATCGCAGTTTAAGAAGTGCATGCTTGGTGATTACGAGGTTGGTGTATTCCGTAGTAAGTGGGATCGGATGGTTGAAGAGTTTGATGTGCAAGACAAGCAATGGATAATTGATATGTATGATAACCGTCATAGTTGGGCAACAGCACATATCCGTGGAAAGTTCTTTGCTGGGTTTAGGACCACTTCTCGATGTGAGGGGTTGCACTCAGTTATTGCAAAGTATGTCAAGTCCAGGTATAATTTAAGAGATTTTGTAGAGCACTTTGATAGATGTGTTGCCTACATTCGTTTCAAAGATAGTCTAGCAGACTTTGAATGTGCACATGGAGTACCTGTGATGCAAACTCATTTATTGTCATTGGAGAAGTCTGCAGCTAATTTATATACAAGAGAGGTATTTTTTCTATTTCGCCCTATTATTATAAGGTCTGGTTCAATGAAAGTGTTAGATTGCATTGATGTTGGTTCTTATATGTTATACACGGTGGTTAAGTATGGTAGTCCTAACGATACATGGCAAGTATCTTTCTGTGATTTACCAATGGAGTTTACTTGCTCCTGTATGAGGATGGAGTCATTTGGCATTCCTTGCGAACACATTCTATCTGTTTTAGTTACACTTGACATTTGTGAATTGCCAAAATGTTTAGTTCTAGATAGGTGGACCAAAAATGTGAAACAACAAATACAAGATACAAGGGGGTTCACTTGGGATTGCTTAAAGTCTACCCAATACTGGTATTTGATGGACTGGTTTAGATTGGTGGCTACACTATCAGCAGGTAAAGATGATAGGTTCAGGAGCATGAGGGATTGGGCAATAAACACAGTGGATAAAATGAAAGCTGATGATATTGCTAGTGCAGTTGCTTCTAGTAGTGCAATTCCTGCCACTCATACAGATCCTCGTGACCCCCCAATTCGTAGAAGAGCTAAGGATCGTGCCGGACAACAGTGTAGTATATGCCGGGAGCTCGGACATAACAAAACTACATGTCCAGATCGGAGTAAGTATGATAGGAGTTCACATGAACGGCATAATCTACCTACAGATGATGATGCATATGAGGCTATGTGGGATGAGGAAGAAGACTTCATTTACGAGGAAGATGAAGGTGAATGTGCG GATATGGAGATAGATGACTCTAattatgaatttggaaatgaggaCGATGGAGCCAATGAAATTAATTAG